A region from the Quercus lobata isolate SW786 unplaced genomic scaffold, ValleyOak3.0 Primary Assembly Scq3eQI_2025, whole genome shotgun sequence genome encodes:
- the LOC115973228 gene encoding putative disease resistance protein RGA3, with protein sequence MAEAILFGLAQKMIENLGSQTFQEFGSLWGVEGELEKLKDTVSTIQAVLQDAAEQQSHNHQVKHWLEKLNDAVYDADDLLSEFSAEATRRSMVSKNKVAKEVRTCFSCSNPLAFRYKMSRKIKAMRQKLNAAAENRKNFHLKEFHGETNVVRRKRDPTHSFVREEKVIGREDDRKAIIGLLFDSNVEENVSVIPIVGIGGLGKTTLAQYVYNDEKVENYFELKMWVCISDVFELKIIIEKIIGNAPGNLEMDELQRQLRQKIDKKKYLLVLDDVWNEDRGKWLNLIDILMGGSKGSKIIITTRSRLVARITHTVSPYILKGLSEDRSWFLFEQVAFSKGQVTNNPTLVTIGREIVKICQGVPLAIMSIGHVLYCKETESEWLLVKNNLLANVIEGNEIFPILKLSYDNLPSHLKSCFAYCSLFPKDYEMDKETVIQLWIAQGFVQSSNKNQQLEDVGDEYFKDLLWRSFFEEVKTYKGLRYKMHDLIHDLAQAIAGEECRLVSFDGRNINEKNRHVSCPFCIDSSFIESLRFLVKPVKACSFLLTFSEMYSGALEESMLNTIILSFKSLRALDLHALKITSIPNSIGKLIHLKYLDVSFNEDIETLPDSITTLLNLQVLKLYDCKGLNELPKKFRELVNLKHLYNHGCDNLSHMPCGLGQMTSLQTLPLFIVSTSSHTSGLGELKDLNNLRGTLEISHLERLEETNSESIVVNLREKQHLEKLIIKWDHQDQVDNNEDEKLLEDLQPHQNLKHLEVHQYKGVKFSSWISSLINLVDLGIMSCKRCRYLPSLSHLPSLKSLRLDTMNDLEYISDNDMSKEVPASSTTISTTFFPSLKSLTIEKCPNLKGWWGRTGRDLVATTSASTPDHQQDQSHISLPLFPLLSSLRIRNCPEMTSMPLFPNLEETLYLTNVSLKPLQETMSVSSSSLSSSSPLSKLNKMELYSIEHIESLPAEWALYSLKYLDIWNCPRLTSMSGAVRNLTSLCSLSIGNCEEFDPLRDMHDDGMEWRCLNCLRDLDFTGIPKLKSLPVGLQCISTLKKLTISNCPNLMTLPELTSLESLWICRCEPNLTSLLEISCLTSLRWLWIDDFPNLITFPESIRNPISLEKLYIYNCPNLTTLPDDGFLKSLRNLRIVECPQLEEKYKNKIEKDFPNLEIKWNRG encoded by the coding sequence ATGGCCGAAGCAATCCTCTTTGGTCTTGCAcagaaaatgattgaaaatcTGGGCTCTCAGACTTTCCAAGAGTTTGGATCACTCTGGGGTGTCGAAGGTGAGCTTGAAAAACTCAAGGACACTGTTTCCACAATCCAAGCTGTACTTCAGGATGCAGCGGAGCAGCAAAGTCATAACCATCAAGTCAAGCACTGGCTCGAAAAGCTTAACGATGCAGTTTATGACGCAGATGACCTGTTGAGTGAGTTCTCAGCTGAAGCTACAAGGCGAAGCATGGTGAGTAAGAATAAAGTTGCAAAAGAGGTACGCACTTGCTTTTCATGTTCAAACCCACTTGCTTTTCGTTATAAGATGAGTCGTAAAATAAAGGCAATGAGGCAAAAACTAAATGCGGCAGCAGAAAACAGGAAAAACTTTCACCTGAAAGAATTCCATGGAGAGACAAATGTTGTGAGAAGGAAGAGGGATCCAACTCACTCATTTGTACGTGAAGAAAAAGTTATTGGGAGGGAAGATGATAGAAAGGCTATCATAGGCCTATTATTTGACTCTAATGTAGAAGAGAATGTTTCGGTCATTCCCATTGTGGGGATCGGGGGCTTAGGGAAGACAACACTTGCTCAATATGTGTATAATGATGAGAAAGTCGaaaattattttgagttaaaaatGTGGGTATGCATTTCCGATGTCTTTGAGttgaaaataattattgaaAAGATAATAGGTAATGCACCTGGAAATCTGGAAATGGATGAATTGCAAAGGCAACTTCgtcaaaaaattgataaaaaaaaatacttactaGTATTGGATGATGTATGGAATGAAGACCGTGGAAAATGGctaaacttgatagatattttAATGGGTGGTTCAAAAGGAAGTAAGATTATAATAACCACTCGTAGTAGATTGGTTGCAAGGATTACACACACAGTTTCACCATACATTCTTAAAGGTCTCTCTGAAGATCGGTCATGGTTTTTATTTGAGCAAGTGGCATTTAGTAAGGGGCAAGTGACCAATAATCCTACATTAGTTACAATTGGAAGGGAGATTGTAAAAATATGTCAAGGGGTACCCCTTGCCATAATGTCCATAGGACATGTGTTATATTGTAAGGAAACAGAATCTGAATGGTTACTCGTGAAGAATAATTTACTAGCAAATGTAATTGAAGGAAATGagatttttccaattttaaaGTTGAGTTATGATAATCTCCCATCACatttaaaaagttgttttgCTTATTGCTCTTTGTTTCCCAAAGATTATGAGATGGATAAGGAAACAGTGATACAACTATGGATAGCACAAGGGTTTGTCCAAtcatcaaacaaaaatcaacaaTTAGAGGATGTTGGTGATGAGTATTTCAAGGATTTACTTTGGAGGTCCTTCTTTGAAGAAGTAAAGACTTACAAAGGCTTAAGATACAAGATGCATGATTTAATTCATGATCTTGCACAAGCTATTGCAGGTGAGGAGTGCAGGCTTGTTAGTTTTGATGGCagaaatattaatgaaaaaaatcgTCATGTATCATGTCCATTTTGCATTGACTCATCTTTTATTGAATCTTTAAGGTTTTTGGTTAAACCAGTCAAGGCATGTTCATTTCTTCTGACATTTAGTGAGATGTACTCCGGTGCCTTGGAGGAGTCAATGTTGAATACAATTATTTTGAGTTTCAAGAGCTTGCGTGCATTAGATTTACATGCATTGAAGATTACATCAATACCAAATTCTATAGGGAAGTTAATACATCTAAAGTATCTTGATGTTTCTTTTAATGAGGATATTGAAACTCTCCCTGACTCAATTACTACATTGTTGAATTTGCAAGTACTAAAACTTTATGATTGTAAAGGTCTTAACGAATTACCCAAAAAGTTTAGAGAATTGGTTAACCTCAAACATCTTTATAATCATGGTTGTGATAATTTGAGTCATATGCCTTGTGGATTAGGGCAAATGACTTCACTTCAAACATTACCATTATTCATTGTGAGCACCTCCTCCCACACTAGTGGATTAGGCGAATTGAAGGACCTAAACAACTTGCGAGGAACATTAGAGATCTCACATTTGGAACGGTTGGAAGAAACTAACTCAGAATCCATTGTTGTGAATTTAAGGGAGAAGCAACATCttgaaaaattgataataaaatggGATCATCAAGATCAAGTAGATAATAATGAAGATGAGAAGTTATTAGAAGACCTCCAGCCACACCAAAATCTCAAACATTTGGAAGTGCATCAGTACAAGGGTGTGAAATTTTCAAGTTGGATCTCTTCTCTCATAAATCTTGTTGATTTAGGGATAATGAGTTGTAAGAGATGCCGATATCTGCCATCATTGTCTCATCTCCCCTCTTTAAAATCTCTAAGGCTTGACACGATGAATGATTTGGAGTACATATCCGATAATGATATGAGTAAAGAGGTGCCTGCTTCATCCACAACAATATCAACAACGTTCTTCCCATCTTTAAAGTCACTCACAATAGAGAAATGTCCTAATTTGAAGGGATGGTGGGGGAGAACAGGGAGGGATTTAGTTGCAACAACATCTGCGTCAACACCAGATCATCAACAAGATCAGTCTCACATCTCACTGCCTTtatttcctcttctttcttctttgcgGATTCGTAATTGCCCTGAAATGACTTCCATGCCCCTGTTTCCCAATCTCGAAGAAACTCTATATTTAACGAATGTCAGTTTGAAGCCTTTGCAAGAGACAATGTCAGTTTCCTCCTCTTCATtatcctcttcttctcctctctccaaATTAAATAAGATGGAATTGTATTCTATAGAACATATAGAGTCTCTTCCGGCTGAGTGGGCACTATATTCTCTCAAGTATCTAGATATTTGGAATTGCCCTAGACTAACATCTATGTCTGGAGCGGTGCGTAATCTCACCTCCCTCTGTTCGCTATCAATTGGCAATTGCGAGGAGTTCGATCCATTAAGAGACATGCATGATGATGGCATGGAATGGCGATGCCTCAATTGCCTCCGTGATTTAGATTTCACAGGCATTCCGAAACTGAAGTCTCTCCCTGTGGGTCTTCAATGTATTTCCACCCTAAAAAAGCTCACCATTTCAAACTGTCCCAATTTAATGACTTTGCCGGAGCTCACCTCACTTGAATCTCTTTGGATTTGTAGATGCGAGCCTAATCTGACATCACTTCTTGAGATTAGTTGTCTCACTTCTTTACGGTGGCTGTGGATTGATGACTTTCCCAATTTGATTACTTTCCCCGAATCAATTAGGAATCCAATCTCACTTGAAAAACTTTACATTTACAACTGTCCCAATCTCACAACACTACCCGATGATGGTTTTCTCAAGTCTTTACGAAATCTGAGAATTGTGGAGTGTCCTCAGTTagaggaaaaatacaaaaataaaatcgaAAAGGATTTCCCTAATTTGGAAATCAAATGGAACCGGGGGTGA